A DNA window from Rhipicephalus sanguineus isolate Rsan-2018 chromosome 8, BIME_Rsan_1.4, whole genome shotgun sequence contains the following coding sequences:
- the LOC119402317 gene encoding uncharacterized protein LOC119402317, whose protein sequence is MKAYAILALLLLGHLCHIQAATLNKPATSTDETTKLLSEKLFHSIIEHRDELLEALKGIDSTGDGTDDQFRPYVLATIISAIAGGAISAAVGAGVQKAINKD, encoded by the exons ATGAAGGCCTACGCCATCTTGGCTCTCCTCCTCCTGGGGCATTTGTGCC ACATTCAAGCAGCCACGCTGAACAAGCCAGCAACGAGCACGGACGAAACCACGAAGCTGCTCTCCGAGAAACTTTTCCATTCCATCATTGAACACCGTGATGAACTCCTTGAGGCTCTCAAGGGCATCGACAGCACAGGCGACGGAACCGATGATCAGTTCCGGCCATACGTACTTGCGACAATTATTTCAGCCATTGCTGGAGGCGCCATATCGGCAGCTGTTGGAGCCGGTGTGCAGAAAGCAATTAACAAAGACTGA